The Peribacillus sp. FSL E2-0218 genome contains a region encoding:
- a CDS encoding XRE family transcriptional regulator, whose product MHIGERIKLLRKERKMTQEDLAKILKVAPTAVSAWESGRNKPLMDKLSMMSTCFDIPLSHLVDGTPIVKKDSSIEFLNEKNVRLIGVYGNIPAGEPNFTNEYIEAYMPTLNSMLKNNKDYFFLRVKGNSMNKEFSDGSLILVEKTSYLEDGNIGVVLVNGHEATVKHVRIAAETITLIPCSTDPFYEKKTYHFKNDQVNILGKVVQAIKLYD is encoded by the coding sequence ATGCACATTGGGGAACGGATAAAATTACTTAGAAAAGAAAGAAAAATGACTCAAGAAGATTTGGCAAAGATATTAAAGGTCGCCCCGACGGCAGTTTCCGCCTGGGAGTCGGGCCGCAATAAACCTTTGATGGATAAGTTGAGCATGATGTCCACTTGCTTTGACATACCGCTTTCTCACCTCGTTGACGGAACACCGATCGTTAAAAAGGATTCTTCCATTGAATTTTTGAACGAAAAGAATGTTAGATTAATTGGTGTATATGGAAATATCCCTGCTGGAGAGCCTAATTTCACGAACGAATATATAGAAGCCTATATGCCTACATTGAATTCGATGCTAAAAAACAACAAAGACTATTTTTTTCTCCGAGTAAAAGGAAACAGCATGAACAAAGAATTCAGCGACGGCTCCTTGATTCTTGTTGAAAAAACAAGCTACCTTGAGGACGGGAATATAGGTGTAGTCTTGGTAAATGGTCATGAAGCTACAGTCAAGCATGTGAGAATTGCAGCAGAAACAATCACGCTCATTCCTTGCAGTACTGATCCTTTTTATGAGAAAAAAACCTATCATTTCAAAAACGATCAAGTCAATATTCTAGGAAAAGTGGTTCAGGCCATCAAATTATACGATTGA
- a CDS encoding helix-turn-helix transcriptional regulator, with product MTQVKFTLKQARKYKGLTQDEMAKVLRMAKRTYIDYEQYKIPLRVDKAYMFAECVGFSIDDIIFFDPDVHFKCS from the coding sequence ATGACACAGGTTAAATTCACACTAAAGCAAGCTAGGAAGTATAAAGGTTTAACCCAAGATGAAATGGCGAAAGTGCTAAGGATGGCCAAGAGGACATACATTGACTATGAACAATATAAGATTCCTTTAAGGGTCGATAAAGCGTATATGTTCGCTGAATGTGTAGGTTTTTCAATCGATGACATCATTTTTTTTGACCCGGATGTACACTTCAAATGTAGTTGA
- a CDS encoding glucosaminidase domain-containing protein translates to MSKETFINEIAPYALRIHEEFKILPSVIIAQACLESGYGTSTLAKQAKNIFGTKGDYKGESIIMQTIEYVNGAPVQVRNKFRKYPTWEESLRDLANLYAFGTSWNRNLYTAVIGEKDFKKALKAIYDAGYATDPKYIEKLVNLIETSDLTKFDSMVGEVYHIVIKGDTVSALAKAYGSTQVQIQQWNGLADLNLIKVNQRLRVK, encoded by the coding sequence ATGAGCAAGGAAACGTTTATAAATGAAATTGCACCCTATGCCCTGAGAATTCATGAAGAGTTTAAAATTTTACCTTCCGTCATAATAGCCCAAGCATGTTTGGAGAGTGGATATGGGACAAGCACTTTAGCCAAGCAAGCAAAAAATATATTCGGTACGAAAGGTGACTATAAAGGCGAATCTATCATTATGCAAACAATCGAATATGTTAACGGAGCACCTGTCCAAGTAAGGAATAAATTCAGAAAGTACCCGACATGGGAGGAAAGTCTTCGCGATCTTGCCAATCTGTATGCATTCGGGACTTCGTGGAATAGAAATTTATATACGGCCGTCATCGGTGAAAAGGATTTTAAAAAAGCCCTCAAGGCAATATACGATGCAGGCTACGCCACAGACCCGAAGTATATTGAAAAACTGGTGAACCTTATAGAAACGAGCGATTTAACCAAGTTTGACTCCATGGTGGGTGAGGTCTATCATATCGTGATAAAAGGGGATACCGTTTCTGCGCTTGCCAAGGCATATGGTTCAACGCAAGTTCAGATTCAGCAATGGAACGGGCTGGCCGATCTAAACTTAATCAAAGTGAACCAAAGATTAAGAGTGAAATGA
- the lexA gene encoding transcriptional repressor LexA has translation MTKLSKRQQDILDFIKEEVRLKGYPPSVREIGEAVGLASSSTVHGHLSRLESKGLIRRDPTKPRAIEILNLEDANNIPKANVVNVPLLGKVTAGMPITAIENIEEYFPLPESMVPHDDHVFMLEIMGESMIEAGIHDGDYVIVKQQSSANNGDIVVAMTEDDEATVKRFFKEPDYIRLQPENSNMEPIILRDVSILGKVIGLYRQIH, from the coding sequence ATGACTAAACTATCAAAACGGCAGCAAGATATTCTTGATTTCATTAAAGAAGAAGTTCGCCTGAAAGGGTATCCGCCATCCGTAAGGGAAATCGGCGAAGCAGTTGGGCTTGCATCAAGCTCGACCGTACACGGACATTTATCCCGCCTGGAAAGCAAAGGACTGATTAGACGTGATCCAACCAAACCGAGGGCCATTGAAATCCTGAATTTGGAGGATGCTAACAATATTCCGAAAGCCAATGTCGTGAACGTTCCATTACTTGGTAAAGTTACAGCCGGCATGCCGATAACGGCAATTGAAAACATAGAGGAATACTTTCCGCTTCCCGAAAGCATGGTACCGCATGATGATCATGTATTCATGCTTGAAATCATGGGGGAAAGTATGATCGAGGCAGGAATTCATGACGGTGATTATGTCATCGTGAAGCAACAGAGCAGTGCCAATAATGGAGATATCGTCGTGGCGATGACTGAAGATGATGAAGCCACAGTAAAACGATTCTTTAAGGAACCGGATTACATAAGGCTGCAGCCAGAGAACTCGAATATGGAGCCCATCATTCTGCGGGATGTATCCATACTCGGAAAAGTGATAGGCTTATATAGGCAAATACACTAA
- a CDS encoding LysM peptidoglycan-binding domain-containing protein: MKKLYKNYIYTILLAGSVFIFSILFSCTINDDQKKDFLSIEVSEGDTLWEIAEEYEEADLTKKEFIGWIEEHNGISGDSIKPGQVIVIPVKGEKLVQNLASQQ; encoded by the coding sequence ATGAAAAAATTATACAAAAATTATATTTATACGATTCTATTAGCCGGTTCAGTATTTATATTTTCAATTTTATTCTCTTGCACAATAAACGATGATCAAAAAAAGGATTTCCTTTCTATAGAAGTAAGCGAAGGCGATACCTTATGGGAAATCGCCGAAGAATATGAAGAAGCTGATTTGACAAAAAAAGAATTCATTGGTTGGATAGAAGAGCATAATGGTATCAGTGGGGATTCGATTAAACCCGGACAAGTAATCGTGATACCTGTAAAAGGGGAAAAGCTCGTTCAGAATTTGGCCAGTCAGCAGTGA
- a CDS encoding recombinase family protein, whose amino-acid sequence MKAVIYCRVSTEKETQETSLARQEDELVKLAGKMDVDVVAVIKEQASGYELNRDGIFDMLELFKTKEAEVLLIQDETRLGRGNAKIALFHVILKEGVKIYTLSHDGELELSDSDAMVIQIVGIVEEYQRKLHNLKIKRGMLRAVEKGYRPQKNLHNQRNATGRDRKEIPVEEIIKLRANGLTFAEIAATLRGFGYKVSKATVNRRYLEHQQNTEESQS is encoded by the coding sequence ATGAAGGCAGTTATCTATTGTAGGGTCAGCACGGAAAAAGAGACACAGGAAACATCATTGGCAAGGCAGGAAGATGAACTAGTCAAGTTGGCCGGGAAGATGGATGTGGACGTGGTTGCGGTAATAAAAGAGCAGGCGAGCGGGTATGAGCTAAACCGTGACGGGATTTTTGATATGCTGGAGCTTTTTAAAACCAAGGAAGCTGAAGTCCTATTAATCCAGGACGAGACACGGCTTGGAAGAGGCAATGCCAAAATCGCGCTTTTCCATGTCATCCTTAAAGAAGGCGTGAAAATTTACACACTTTCGCATGATGGGGAACTTGAGCTATCGGATTCAGATGCCATGGTCATCCAAATAGTCGGGATTGTGGAGGAATATCAAAGGAAGCTACATAATTTGAAAATAAAACGCGGGATGTTAAGGGCTGTCGAAAAAGGCTACCGCCCTCAAAAAAACCTGCATAACCAAAGGAATGCAACCGGAAGGGACCGCAAGGAAATTCCTGTAGAAGAAATCATTAAACTTCGTGCGAACGGATTGACGTTTGCAGAAATTGCAGCCACCTTAAGGGGGTTTGGCTATAAAGTATCCAAGGCTACCGTGAACCGCCGTTATCTTGAGCATCAGCAAAATACAGAGGAAAGTCAATCATAG
- a CDS encoding DUF896 domain-containing protein, which produces MLSKEKLARINELSKKAKEVGLTEMEAKEQTLLRSEYLETFRRSMSDTLEHVKVVDPEGNDVTPQKIKDIKEKRNLH; this is translated from the coding sequence ATGCTATCAAAAGAAAAATTGGCCCGCATTAATGAACTTTCCAAAAAGGCTAAGGAAGTCGGCTTGACGGAAATGGAAGCGAAAGAGCAAACGCTATTAAGAAGCGAGTATTTAGAAACATTCAGGCGATCGATGTCCGATACGTTAGAACACGTGAAAGTGGTCGATCCTGAAGGTAATGACGTCACTCCACAGAAAATTAAAGATATTAAAGAGAAAAGAAACTTACATTAA
- the tkt gene encoding transketolase, producing the protein MLDKLDALSINTIRTLSIDAIEKANSGHPGMPMGAAPMAYKLWTEYMNHNPKNPEWFNRDRFVLSAGHGSMLLYSLLHLSGYGLTIDDLKGFRQWGSKTPGHPEFGHTAGVDATTGPLGQGIAMAVGMAMAERHLAESYNRDSYNVVDHHTYSICGDGDLMEGVSAEAASLAGHLQLGRLVVLYDSNDISLDGDLSQSFSESVAERFKSYNWQYIRVEDGNDLEEIAKAIEEAKTDENRPTLIEVKTVIGYGSPNRSGKSAVHGAPLGSDELKLTKEAYKWTFEEDFHVPEEVYSHFNQACVEAGSKKEEAWNELFKNYKEAHPELAGQLELAIKGELPAEWDQEVPVYEEGKTLASRASSGEVLNAIAKRVPSFIGGSADLAGSNNTAIKGETDLLPGNYSGRNIWFGVREFAMGAALNGMTLHGGLKVYGGTFFVFSDYLRPAIRMAALMGLPVTYVFTHDSIAVGEDGPTHEPIEQLASLRAMPNLGVIRPADGNETAAAWKVAMESTNKPTALVLTRQGLPTIKDTDKNAYEGVSKGAYIISDSKKEEADALLLATGSEVNLAVEAQQALAAEGIDVSVVSMPSWDRFETQSKEYKQSVINPAVKKRLAIEVASPFGWDRYTGDEGEILAINHFGASAPGNKIMEEFGFTVDNVVARVKELLN; encoded by the coding sequence ATGTTAGATAAATTAGATGCACTTTCTATCAATACCATTCGTACTTTATCGATTGATGCAATTGAAAAGGCTAATTCTGGCCATCCAGGGATGCCTATGGGTGCAGCGCCAATGGCGTATAAACTATGGACTGAATATATGAATCATAACCCGAAAAATCCAGAGTGGTTCAATAGAGATCGTTTCGTTCTTTCAGCAGGACATGGATCGATGCTGTTGTATAGCCTCCTGCACTTGTCTGGGTATGGCTTGACCATTGATGATTTAAAAGGGTTCCGTCAATGGGGCAGTAAAACTCCAGGCCATCCTGAATTCGGACATACTGCAGGCGTAGATGCGACTACAGGACCGTTAGGACAAGGGATCGCGATGGCAGTTGGAATGGCAATGGCCGAACGACACTTGGCAGAAAGCTATAACCGTGATTCTTATAATGTGGTCGATCATCATACATATAGCATTTGCGGAGATGGAGATTTAATGGAGGGTGTTTCTGCTGAAGCGGCATCATTAGCTGGGCATCTCCAACTTGGAAGACTTGTTGTTTTATATGACTCCAATGATATCTCCCTTGATGGAGACTTAAGTCAGTCATTCAGTGAAAGTGTAGCAGAACGTTTCAAATCCTATAACTGGCAATATATCCGAGTTGAGGATGGGAATGATCTGGAAGAAATTGCTAAAGCGATTGAAGAAGCGAAAACGGATGAAAATCGTCCAACATTAATAGAAGTGAAAACAGTTATCGGCTACGGTTCACCAAACCGTTCAGGTAAGTCAGCAGTTCATGGCGCTCCGCTTGGTTCAGATGAGCTGAAGCTGACTAAGGAAGCATATAAATGGACGTTCGAGGAAGATTTCCATGTTCCTGAGGAAGTGTATTCACATTTCAATCAAGCTTGTGTTGAAGCTGGATCGAAAAAAGAAGAAGCTTGGAACGAACTGTTCAAGAATTACAAAGAAGCACATCCTGAATTAGCCGGACAATTGGAACTGGCCATCAAAGGTGAGCTGCCTGCTGAATGGGATCAGGAAGTACCGGTTTATGAAGAAGGAAAAACATTGGCTTCCCGTGCTTCAAGCGGAGAAGTTTTAAATGCGATTGCCAAAAGGGTGCCTAGCTTCATAGGTGGATCGGCAGATTTAGCCGGCTCGAATAACACGGCCATCAAAGGTGAGACGGATTTATTACCGGGTAATTACAGTGGCCGTAATATATGGTTTGGTGTACGTGAATTCGCAATGGGAGCTGCATTGAATGGGATGACTCTCCATGGCGGACTTAAAGTATACGGGGGGACTTTCTTCGTTTTCTCTGACTACTTGCGCCCAGCCATAAGAATGGCAGCACTGATGGGTTTACCTGTAACGTATGTATTCACACATGACAGCATTGCTGTAGGGGAAGATGGTCCGACCCATGAGCCAATCGAACAATTGGCTTCATTACGGGCGATGCCGAACCTAGGTGTTATCCGTCCAGCAGATGGGAATGAAACGGCAGCGGCTTGGAAAGTGGCTATGGAGTCTACAAATAAACCAACTGCCCTTGTACTTACTCGTCAAGGATTACCGACAATTAAGGACACGGATAAAAATGCTTATGAAGGTGTTTCAAAAGGAGCTTATATCATCTCCGACTCGAAAAAAGAAGAAGCTGATGCTTTGCTTCTTGCGACAGGCAGCGAAGTGAACTTGGCTGTGGAAGCACAGCAAGCTTTAGCGGCAGAAGGCATTGATGTCTCTGTAGTCAGCATGCCTTCATGGGATCGATTCGAAACGCAATCGAAAGAGTATAAACAGAGTGTCATCAATCCGGCTGTGAAAAAACGTCTAGCCATTGAAGTGGCTTCACCGTTTGGCTGGGATCGCTATACAGGTGATGAAGGTGAAATCTTGGCCATCAATCACTTTGGAGCGTCTGCACCTGGAAACAAGATCATGGAAGAGTTTGGGTTCACAGTCGATAATGTAGTGGCCCGTGTTAAAGAATTGTTAAATTAA
- the sirA gene encoding sporulation inhibitor of replication protein SirA has translation MRTYQIFLIEDEFAHHYYGREKLFFNLFLEYIHARGRLKSILQKQIEFVTKTVPTIQLKLAIEHRLQRKMNFWTQNGKYYLEKTNGSSKAVLIIENESITLKADGDYEAETAFFECIRKYEASFLAIDFEHEKYGWLKPIKERKFV, from the coding sequence ATGAGAACCTATCAAATTTTTTTAATCGAAGATGAATTTGCCCATCATTATTACGGTCGAGAAAAGCTATTTTTCAATTTGTTTTTGGAATATATTCATGCACGGGGCCGACTGAAGAGTATTTTGCAAAAACAAATCGAATTTGTCACCAAGACAGTCCCGACCATCCAATTGAAGTTGGCCATCGAGCACCGCTTGCAAAGAAAGATGAATTTTTGGACGCAAAATGGCAAATACTATCTAGAAAAAACAAATGGATCAAGTAAAGCCGTTTTAATTATCGAGAATGAATCCATTACACTAAAAGCTGATGGAGATTACGAAGCGGAGACTGCCTTTTTTGAATGTATTCGAAAATATGAGGCGAGTTTTCTCGCCATAGATTTTGAACACGAAAAATACGGCTGGTTAAAACCGATAAAAGAAAGAAAATTTGTCTAA
- a CDS encoding YneF family protein, with product MWVYILVGVLALIAGVVLGFFIARKYMMDYLKKNPPINEQMLKMMMMQMGMKPSQKKINQMMSAMNKQQTK from the coding sequence ATGTGGGTTTACATTCTAGTTGGCGTACTGGCATTGATTGCTGGAGTAGTGCTGGGATTTTTCATCGCTCGTAAATACATGATGGATTACTTAAAGAAAAATCCGCCAATTAACGAACAGATGCTGAAAATGATGATGATGCAAATGGGTATGAAACCATCCCAAAAGAAAATTAATCAAATGATGAGCGCCATGAATAAACAACAAACAAAATAA